From the Bdellovibrio reynosensis genome, one window contains:
- the secE gene encoding preprotein translocase subunit SecE: protein MEKTNSKILTISFAVAAFLAGLTISLLIKAFAGAFGIVARFADSDIVRHGLPVAVGFVVFAVLQFNPKVLAWGEDVVTEVRKVVWPSRKDTTAMTIACVVMVLISSVIISSFDLISGFFINFLMK, encoded by the coding sequence ATGGAAAAAACCAACTCTAAGATCTTGACTATCAGCTTTGCAGTAGCAGCTTTCTTGGCCGGTTTGACGATCTCTCTTCTTATCAAAGCATTTGCGGGTGCATTTGGTATCGTTGCGAGATTTGCTGACTCCGACATCGTAAGACACGGATTACCAGTGGCAGTAGGCTTCGTGGTATTTGCGGTTCTTCAATTCAATCCAAAAGTTTTGGCTTGGGGTGAAGATGTAGTAACTGAAGTGCGTAAAGTAGTATGGCCTTCTCGTAAGGACACAACTGCTATGACTATCGCTTGCGTAGTTATGGTTCTTATCTCTAGCGTGATCATCAGCTCTTTTGATTTGATCTCAGGCTTTTTCATCAACTTTCTAATGAAGTAA
- the nusG gene encoding transcription termination/antitermination protein NusG → MDKKWYIVNVQTSCENTAKKAIEEKIKSNKMEEFFGEILIPAESVVELVKGQKQTKSRKFFPGYIFVQMFLNDETWHLVRNSSKVTGFVGGTKTRPPEVPEAEVLRVTQQMAGVAEKPKPKVKFAVGENVTVIDGPFSNFQGNVEEVNEDKGKLKVLVSIFGRPTPVELDYIQVEKN, encoded by the coding sequence ATGGATAAAAAATGGTACATCGTTAACGTTCAAACTAGCTGTGAAAACACGGCGAAAAAAGCTATCGAAGAAAAAATCAAATCCAATAAAATGGAGGAGTTCTTCGGTGAGATCCTAATCCCTGCGGAAAGCGTAGTGGAGCTAGTAAAGGGTCAAAAACAGACCAAATCACGTAAATTTTTCCCGGGCTATATCTTCGTTCAAATGTTTTTGAATGATGAGACTTGGCATTTAGTACGTAACTCGTCTAAGGTGACGGGCTTCGTAGGTGGAACAAAAACACGTCCTCCGGAAGTTCCTGAAGCCGAAGTTCTTCGTGTAACTCAGCAAATGGCTGGCGTTGCAGAAAAACCGAAGCCTAAGGTTAAATTCGCAGTTGGCGAAAATGTGACTGTTATTGACGGTCCATTCAGCAACTTCCAAGGGAACGTAGAAGAAGTGAACGAGGACAAAGGTAAACTTAAAGTTCTTGTTAGCATCTTCGGTAGACCAACTCCTGTGGAATTGGACTACATTCAGGTTGAAAAAAATTAA
- the rplK gene encoding 50S ribosomal protein L11: protein MAKKVTGMIKLQIPAGKANPAPPVGPALGQHGVNIMEFCKQFNARTQALGDSIIPIIITVYQDRSFTFITKTPPVSSLIKKALKLDSGSKQPQKDKVGKINNDQIKAIATTKLPDLNCLKVESAMSQVAGTAKSMGIDIA, encoded by the coding sequence ATGGCAAAAAAAGTTACAGGAATGATCAAGCTGCAAATACCGGCAGGGAAAGCTAATCCAGCTCCTCCCGTTGGACCGGCACTTGGACAGCACGGGGTAAACATCATGGAATTCTGTAAGCAGTTCAACGCTCGTACACAAGCGTTGGGTGATAGCATCATCCCTATCATCATCACTGTTTATCAGGACAGATCGTTTACTTTCATTACGAAAACACCTCCGGTGTCTTCTTTGATCAAAAAAGCGTTGAAATTGGACTCTGGTTCAAAACAACCGCAAAAAGACAAAGTAGGCAAAATCAATAACGATCAAATCAAAGCAATCGCTACAACGAAATTGCCTGATTTGAACTGCTTGAAAGTTGAATCCGCAATGTCACAAGTTGCTGGTACAGCTAAGAGCATGGGCATCGATATCGCATAG
- the rplA gene encoding 50S ribosomal protein L1 has translation MAGKKFEAASKKVDSTKKYSVEEAFKLVVDAAPAKFDESIDVALRLGIDPKQSDQQVRGAIALPHGLGKEVKVVVFAKGPKEAEAKAAGADFVGADDLVAKIQGGWLDFDKCIATPDMMATVSKVAKILGPRGLMPNPKIGTVTMNVGEAVTAEKKGKLDFRVDKAGIVHAGIGKKSMGDAKLRDNFMTLLGAIVKAKPASSKGIYLKTIAVASTMGPGIKIEPNAAASAAGLN, from the coding sequence ATGGCAGGTAAAAAATTTGAAGCAGCCTCTAAGAAGGTTGATTCTACAAAAAAATACTCTGTTGAAGAAGCATTCAAACTTGTGGTGGACGCTGCTCCAGCTAAATTTGATGAATCTATCGACGTAGCATTGCGCTTGGGTATCGATCCAAAACAATCTGATCAACAAGTACGTGGAGCTATCGCTCTTCCGCACGGTCTTGGTAAAGAAGTGAAAGTTGTTGTTTTCGCAAAAGGTCCGAAAGAGGCTGAAGCGAAAGCTGCTGGTGCTGACTTTGTTGGCGCTGACGACCTAGTAGCTAAAATCCAAGGTGGCTGGTTAGATTTCGATAAATGTATCGCAACTCCAGATATGATGGCGACTGTTTCTAAAGTTGCTAAGATCTTGGGGCCTCGTGGTTTAATGCCGAATCCAAAAATCGGTACTGTAACTATGAACGTTGGTGAAGCTGTAACTGCCGAGAAAAAAGGTAAGTTGGATTTCCGCGTTGATAAAGCAGGTATCGTTCACGCTGGTATCGGTAAGAAATCTATGGGAGACGCTAAACTTCGTGATAACTTCATGACCCTTTTGGGCGCGATCGTTAAAGCGAAACCAGCTTCTTCTAAAGGTATCTATCTTAAAACTATCGCCGTAGCTTCAACTATGGGTCCTGGTATTAAGATCGAGCCAAACGCAGCAGCTTCTGCAGCTGGTTTGAACTAG